In Euphorbia lathyris chromosome 2, ddEupLath1.1, whole genome shotgun sequence, the sequence AAGGCAAGAATAACAACTCCGTTCGTATATTGCTACTAGGATTTGAAAGGCAAGATTTGTGATCGAGGTTGTAAAAAAACGCTGGACGCTAATAGGAAAAATCTTGCCATTTAAAATAACTCCGTTCGTATATTGGTACTAGGATAACAACTCCATTAAACTCCGTTCGTATATTGCTACTAGGATTTCGTGATTTTAAAAGGCAAGAATAACAACTCCGTTCATATATTGCTACTAGGATTTGAAAGGCAAGATTTGTGATCGAGGTTGTAAAAAAACGCTGGAcactaatagaaaaaatcgaAACCGATCTCGATTTTGAACATCTAGACTCTCATTTTTTTAACACTGCCCGCGATTGAAACGAAGAAAATGAAACCAAAACACACGCTCACACtttttttaagttgtttcaCTAATCTACATTCGCATTTAGCATAGTAGCACGACAAAACTATATTACATCAAATCatccgtttccgtgcaacataggctATAAGAATCTACAATTTGTTACCGCAGTATCCAAGGATTCATATCACTGATCCACTGGTACCATAATAAGGCAAATAAGATGTACCTGTCCTAGCACGCTTTCTGTCACTTTCGAATAGCGATGCATCCTGATAATTCTGTTGAGTATTGAAAGAAGCCGGGGTAAGTGAGTAGGCACCTCGGCTCCACAATGCCTTTTCATTTTCGAGCTCAATAGTGCGACGATAAAtgctttgtgtatcatatctgTAGCTCAGATTGTAATCCGTTATACATTGTAATACGGCTTTAAGAACACTTAATTCTTCATCTATTGCTTTCTCCTGCGAATAAAGAAACAAACAAACGAACAAACTCGAATTAAGAGCACGTGTTCATGTAATCGAAGACTGAAATTTGATGATTACCTTCATATATTCAAAGCATTTTTGCAGGATAAATTGCAGTGGGAATTTGTGAAGCATCCCGAAAGCAGTACTAAATCTAGCTGCATCTATGTGCTGCTTTCTTTCAATAAGCCTCTCTATAATCTCTGTACAATACACGAAGAAACATCGAAACCGACGATCAATGAGAAAAGATGAAGCAGATAAAATCAAACCAAATGTTGCACGGAAATTCTTCTTGTATAAAGTGGAGCTACTATAATCAATATTGCACcgaaactcttcttcattagtGTTTCCACGTTTCATGTCCCTATCCGATTCCGTTTCCATTTCAGTTTCTTTTTCGTTTCCATAACCCTTTCCTAGCTAcattttcttagaaataacgttttccTGTTTCCGTGCAATATAGACTATAATGCAGATAACGAATACATAGTTACAAAAAAAGATGCAGCATATAAAATCAAACCAAATTACAAATTATAATTAACCAAGAGATACATATCGcaatgttgcacggaaactcttatTCGTGATCATTTCCACGTTTCATATCCTTATCCTTTTCTGTCTCATTTCTTTATCGTTTCCATTACCCTTTCCTAGCTACAATTTCTTAGAAATAACCATTCTCAGTTTCCGTTTCCGTGCAGCATAGATTATAATGCAGATAAGGAGTCaaaagttacaaaaaaaaaaaaaaataccggGAATATTATGCGTGAAATCTAGGAGCCGGCATACATGAGGAGCATATCTGTGAGAAGCAACAGCCAGAGCAAGTTTTAAGATCTCCTCCCTTCCAAAATGATGCACCAGTTTATATGCAGCTAAAAACATTAGAAATGCCCAAATTTCGGTTAACTTGTCACTTCCCGAGCATAGATTTGCTTTCCACGAAACAGCTAGCTTTGCAGCTTCAGCTTTCACTCCGGGACTTATTGTTGGTGAGACTTCAATCAGCTTCTCCATTAAGAGAATCTTAGTCTTGAGATTTGTATTTAGTCCCAAAATGAACATTGCTGGGTCTGGAGATGAGTTTAGAGCAGCTAAAACTTCATTAGGCAACAAACTATCGTTGCCCGTGTCATCTGTTAGTATCCACGGACACGTCTTTTCAGGATTCGCAGTCCAAGGATTATTCGGTTGATGGTGAAAATCATCTACATTGATCAGAAATAGATCAGAATTTTCAAAGCATCAATGTTGAAAATGTAGCCTGCATATTATACGACAATCACGAAATATAGCCTGCTGTATGAATTTAGGGATCATTAGGTAGCGAAAAACGACTTACGAGGTTCAAGTGCCTGCCTATTCTGATAAACAGCAAGAGTTTGCTGTTCCTTCTGATCAAGATTGATGATACATGCTTCAAAATGTTTCACTTTTATTTCAAGtttccttgagcgttcttcccACGTTCTTTTCATTGAATCGAAGTGCTTCTCCTTTTCTTCGAGCTCTTTACGCAATTCACAAATCTTTCTTTGCATTGAATCAAATTCTCCCTCTTTTGAAATAAGCTGATTGCAGGATATTTGGATTGATTTCAGTAACTTCTCCTTCATTGCAAGTTCTTCATTTCGCTCTCGAATAGATTTTCGAATAGCATTGAATTCCCTCACTTTCAATTCAAGATCTCTACAATACCTTCTCATTGTTGCTTTGAGTGAACTGAAATCTTCTTCTTTCGATCTTAGTTTTTTAGTAAGCTGTTTTATCCGCTGTTTTATTGCATCTTGCTGCTCCTCTTCGGGTTCAAGCTCTTCATCAGCAACCGAATCAAGATGTTTCGGTTTCAATTTGAGCATTTTGGAGCAATTATTTGTGTCAGATCGCTTCCCTTTAGCTTCAAGTACTTCAGTGTTCTCATCATTCAAGACTTTGATGGAATCAACATGTTTATCTTCAGTCGGTTGCTTCTGTTTCAAATCAAGTTCAGTAGAGTGAACGTTGGCCAATTCCTGCGGCGTTTCCAACTGCTTCGGCTTCAAATCAAGCTCACTGTTGGAATCACTATATAAACTCTTTATCATAGCCAAACCCTTGTGTTTCACCTCAAGTTCTTCATTGCAATTTGCAACAGAAGTTCTCGCCTTTTCGACTTCCTTCTCTATCGCTTCAAGCTCCTTCTTCGCGGATTCTAACTGCTTAGTTTTCAGAGAAAGGTCATTGCTACACTCCTCAAACTTCATTCTTACCAAACACAATTTCTCCTCGTTTGATTTGAattcttcgttttgttcttctaTTGACTTGTTAATTGTACTCAACTCAATTTTTTTCGTAGCAAGGTTCTTACTGAACTCTTCGTGCTCCTTTTTCACTGAATCCAATTCTTCCTTTTTCAAATGAAGCAGTCCATCAATTTGTTTAAGGGCCACCTTCAATTGTGTTTCTCTTGTATTAAGCTCCGAAGAGAAGTTCTGAATCCATTTTCCAAGCGAagaaatatgtttatttttcgATTGAAAGCCCTCAGACGGTTTTATATGCTCAGCAGTTTTCTCCATTAGAACAAAAACCTATGGAAACAAAAGGCAAAGATCATTTAATAAAGGAAAATAGAGGTGAAAATAGTAGATTCCGTGTTTAGAATTAGGGAGCACCGACACTTCTAGGAGGTTCACGTACCAGTATCGGACACTCTAGGGACACACAACTGACACTCCAAATAAGTGTcacattgttttctttttttctaatgGGACacgttgttttctttttttctaatgGGGACACTTCTCAAAAACTTTGAAGACACTAATTCTAAATTAATTAAGTAGAATACGGGggcattttttaataattttagaaaaagaagAGCATGATGTATacgaaaataaaacaaaaccctcataaaaaaatcaaaatctaaTGAAAAGAATATAAGAACCgcttttttatagtttaaatagtttgaaGTATCTCGTTTTCCGCACCTGTGCCCTACCGTGTTGGTGCTTCCTAGGTTAATTTAGAGCCTTCCCCCAAGAAATTAATACTCCGTGTATCTGAAATGTTcctgaaaaatggaaaaagcaTGAAACTTAGAAATCACAGAAAACTCATTGAAGCAATAACCTATTTAACAAAGAGAAACAAGTACCACTCACTCAATAATACCTAAAAAGGGATTAAACTTCACAATACAAcaagaaaatcatgtttagACCCTTCCCCAAGAAATAACATCATTATAGAATAATCCCCCAAATGAACCAATAAGAATCATGAGTTTATAAAAAGCTTAAGAAAGggatcaaaatcaaaataaatagcTCACGAAACAGCGGGTTAAGCTCGAACTCGTCAATTTCCTAATGAGCCAAGTATGTGCAGGCAAAAGCTCGACTTGGCTCTCTTGATTACAGCATTGCTCAATATCCCTAACACCATTATAGACTAATCCCCTAAATGAACCAATGAGAATCATGAGTTTATaaaaaggtaaagaaaaggatCAAAATCAAACTAAATAGCTCATGAATACGAATAGTATGTTGAATTCGAACTGGTGAATTTCCTAACAAGCCGAGTACGAGCAGTCAAAAGTTCGGCTCGCTTTGATTATAGCACTATTCAATAATCCCTAACAAAGCATTACACTTGACAAtacaacaagaaaatcaagcatTACTAGAGGTGAAAATGGTAGATTCCACATGTTTAGACCCTTCCCCAAGAAATAACACCATGATAGAATAATCCCCAAATGAACTAATAAGAATCAATgaatttataaaaagaaaactaaaGAAAAGGATCAAAATCAAACTAAATAACGAAAAACATATTGAGCTCGAACTCGTCAATTTCCTAACGAGCCGAGTATAAGCAAGCAAAAACTGGACTCGGGTCTCTTGATTACAGCACTAGTGAATAATCCCTAACAAAGCATTACACTTGACTATACAACAAGAAACTCAAGCAGCATTAGAGATGAAAATGGTAGATTCCACATGTTTAGACCCTTCCCCAAGAAATAACACCATTATAGATTAATCCCCCAAATGAACCAATAAGAATAATgagtttataaaaaaattaaagaaaaggaGCAAAATCAAACTAAATAGCTCATGAACATCGGTTATCAATTTCCTAACGATTCAAGCAAAAGCTCGGCTCCGCTCACTTGATTACAGCACTACTCAGTAATCCCTAACAAAGGACCAAACTTCACAAtacaacaagaaaatcaagcagCATTAGAAGTGAAAATGGTAGCTTCCATGTTTAGACCCTCCCCGAGAAATAACACCATCATAGAATAATCCCCCAAATGAACTAATAAAAATCACGAGTTCATAAAAGAAAGTTACAGAAAATGAGCAAAATCAAACTAAATAGCTAGTGATCACTCGAACTCGTCAATTTACTAGACTCGGCTCGCTTGATTACAGCACTACTCAATAATCCCTAACAAATGATTAAACTTCACTATACAGCAAGAAAATCAAGCAGCATTACAGGTGAAAATGGTAGATTCCACATGTTTAGACCCTTCCCCAAGAAATAATCCCCCAAATAAACTAATAAGAATCATGAGTTTATAAAAAGCTACAGAAAAGTATCAAAATCAAACTAAATAGGCACAATTGCTACTTACTTGAAAAGTTCAAAAAACCACTAACCTTCAGGAATCCAAAAATGGCTGCCTTCGCTTCAATCAAAGTCTCGTTGATTCAGATAGATAGAACCCAATAAGATTTTGTGGAAACCCTAGCAAGATGAGTAAGAGATAGACActgaaagagagaaaaagtttGTTGGTTTTATAGAAGATGAGAAAACTAATTTTGAGAAAACTAATTTCACAACTTGGGCGTGAAGTTtcggggaagaagaagatgaagaagcaaTGGAAAGAGTATGATGTGATGTGACTGTCTATTGTCATTGCAGTGTATATACAGACAGAAATTGTTGCTTAATGAGGTAAAATACAAAATTCATATATGGATATTGTTGccatatttttccttttttgggGGACAATGCATTTAATACTGCATATGACATTAATTCActttaaatttcattattcacaaatatatatatatatatatatattaggggaAAAAATAAAACTCGTATGTGAATTTCTAATTGGCTAGACAGGATGCTACTACATGTACTGCTGCAAAAGATTGATTCTCTGACTTGTCGGGTGCAATGGGTccaactaattaaaaaaaaaattatgctaTCTTATCGGGAGATGATTGGGATTGCAAAGTCCAATGAACCGAGACCATGGTAGAATTTCTCGATATTCGTAATGGATTTTCCTTCCTTTGGCTGCATTTCGCTAAATATATAGTCGTGTTATTAGAGTAATTAGTGGACGATTACTAAAGTTTGAACAATTTTCTCAAAATGTCACGAAAGTTCAATTCGTCTTAGTATAATCACTTAAGTTTGTTTTATTCTCAATAAAGTCAATTTGAAAGTTTTCCAGTCATCTTTTCGCTGAATTGCTGACGTGGTATCTCAACGACACGTCAGCACCACctgacatattaaataaaatgtaaCTACATATTTTAGTTGACAATCGATATGCCATGTTGGTTAATTTGTGGTTAAAATTTTACTTGGGTTAATTTGTGGTTAAATTCTTTTTATTATGCCACATGACGTTGAGACATGTGATTAGATGTCATGCAATCAACTCCGGCAGAAAAATGATCGAAAAACGTCCAAAGTAACTTTATTGAGATAAAAACagatttaagtaattttattgagacaaattaaatttatgtgGCCTTTTGAGAATATCATCCAAACTTTTGTGATCATGGATGTTAATTACCCCATGTTATTAAGTATTTTGATTTAAATTCTTTTCTTTCACGATATAGGGCATCGACATGTCCCCGTTGATGTTGTTTTTCAACTGAAAAAGAGTTCTATGAAAACTTTTAAGATTTCAACAACAAGGATTGTAATAAACCATATTCCAAGTTCTTCAAGAATAGTGGCGTTTGAGAACGTCCTGAAAGGAGTTCTATAAAACATgagataaagtgtaaaaatacctttaaGATTGACatttaagagtaattttatctctcacgtctaaaattgtgcaattgtACTTCTATGTTgacaattaaaagcaattttatctctcaTATTGGAAAAtcgggtcaatttgagaaataattcatcaaattgtattTTCTCAACCATGAATATGTCATTTATGCTTCACATGCGCGTcgttttatcactaattagttacaaatcacaaacatatgaatagacgtgaaaaaaataaatataaaaattatattgtacTTTGTACGAGTCGaaaagaaaaatccaaatatttcgtgaatttaaaaatattaatcttcaattctatcaCAAACTTAAAatgtgaaatctttttttagaactaatgTAACTGGTGGagaaaaaatagtaaaatatatgtgttttataatgatatctgaaattaacccaacttgtcaacgttatgggtaaaattactcttggctgccaatgctagggataaaattgcttctgcATATCAACTTCAGGGGCATTTTGCACTTTACCCCTAAAAACATTTAAGATTTCAACAACAAAGATTTTAGTAAACCTTATtccaaattctttaagaatAGTAGCGTTGAGCTTCCTCGGAGAAAGATCATCAAACAATTTACAATCATGATCCTTGCGTCACCAAATAATTTCACGAAATGCTACTAATAATTAGGGTTGGGCACTGTTCCAATTGAAAGGATTTAGAATCTCTAATAATATTGGATTGAAAGTCGGGAATTTACAAAATCAAGTATCGAGAAATGGATTGGAAAATAAAATCCCTAAAATTTGATTGTCCTAAAAAACAGTGTCCAATCTGATTCGCGGATTCTATTCTGGTGCAATTGAGTACAGATAGTGATTCGGATAAATACTTGAATACTTTTAGGATGGAAatatgattttagaaaatacatGTAATAGGTAGGCATGGGGTTTAGGATTTACAACTTTAAATGTTTGAATTCTTATTGGTTAAATTTGTGGAAtatatttgttatatatttgtttttgtttaattCATAATTTGTTTGATTTAATTGCTTAAAGGTAAGAAAATCCTCACGGGATACGAACGGATCTCGAATGTATACCTGTTAATAATTAGATGGGATAAATAGTTCTAATAATAAACGAGTAAAGATACGAAAATAACATCATCCATTTATACCTTACTTGTCATTAGAAATATAATTAAGAGAAGTTATATAGATaagtaatatttaaaaaaaaaactatgcaTTGTTAAATATTGAAATGATGATTATCAACTAATacagttaaaaataaaatatatgatttGTCAATACATATATAATAACAAAGCactataatattaattataatataaatataataatattattttatatgaaCTTGTAATATCCATTTTTGTACTGGACAATTTTTAACTTTAACTGAGGTATATCTGAAATTCTAATAAATTCGTAaattatattagaatataaaattTCTATCTCACATGTAATTTATTTGAGAAATTACGTTTTTAAATCAATTTATTAAATATGAGTATAATCATAAATTATATTCGAGatatgatttattgaaataaaaatatatttattaatttattataaattatattagagatataattttaagtataaatttgaaATTGTCATGTTTCAAATTATAACtcgttaattaaatttttttttatcaaaatagttatattaaattctaattttaactcatttgtttcGAAGTTATATTTAGAAACCcttatataataaatttataaattatattagaatataaattTTCTATCTCACATGTGATTTATTTGAGAAATTACGTTTTTAAATCAATTTATTAAATATGAGTATAATCACAAATTATATTCGATatatgatttattgaaataaaaatatattttttaatttatcataaattataatataatttattatatttaaatatgaATTTGAAATTGTCATGTTTCAAATTATAACtagttaattaaatttttgttattAAAATGGTTAGATTAAGTTCTAATTTTAACTCATTTTTTTCGAAGTTATATTTAAAAAcccttatatattttaaatataaatttatgagAAGAAATCAATTCTTAAAGTTATTTATGATGgttttaaaaatgattttttattttaaattgtgTTTAGAAGATAATTTTTTCTAAGATTAATTTACAACATATGGAGTAATATTCAAAACATAAATCAAGTTATTTAACAAggattgaaagaaaaataaaaaattatttttgaataatgatattaattacattttcaTTGCAAAATATAATGTCAAGTGTTAGACAAATCCAATGAGAAAAGCTAGAAACGGCTCATTGTTTTTAGTAGTCCGGAGATTTGGAAAACCCGAATAAAAGACAGACCGGCTTCAGAACTCCCAAACCCAAAATTCGAGAGTCTCATATCTATCCGCATTTTTATAATCTCCTTTTTCACAATTTTAATTCACTACCAAAATTTTATGCCTTTGTAATTTAATCATTATTTTACTTAGTCCTTACcatcatttattattattattattattattattattattactattattattattatagggataaggtgtaaaaataccctgacGTTTGCGATaagaagtaattttacccctaacgtctaaaatagtgcgattttactcataacgttggcagccaagcaattttactcctaacgttgtcaagttaagtcaatttgagaaataattcatcaaattgttttatCGGTcgtgaattttgtcatctatacttcacatgtgaaacattttatcacttattagtaacagatcataaacatatgattaaacatggaaaaaaaataaaaattaaaaatatgatgtctattgtacaagttggacaaaaaattcaaaatattttcccgaatttataaatattaatttccaattctattattaaatcatataaaatatgaaatccaaaaaaaaatgaactaaaatacaattggtgtagaataaggaacaaaatatctgtgttttataataatatctgaaattgatccaacttgtcaacgttatgggtaaaatcaCTATTCAAAACGAAGGTCGCTTCGACCGCCTAGGGCCCCGCCTAAGcgctcgaaatcgagaatccgtcccgattttcttcaattagtccCTTTAGGATTTTTTTAGTTCCTAGACATTTTTTAGCCGTTTGGGCTCCACCTAGGCCGCCTAGACCGCTTAGGTGCCGCCTAACCGATGTTgaagaaaattatttaatactgtaaatataaatttttctttattataattcacttttgagttgtttcaatgatattgttattaaaatgttgatatttgcacattttttaaaatatatgttccaAATATacgtatttttctatattaaataattttataatattgttTTTCAATAGTATaacacatattttaattgaatttatacaataatttgttgattaataaataaaaattacaaaaatacaaatccgattaatcccgaTTAATCTCCAACTAATCGCCGATTAATCCACAAGGTTCTTGTCCGTCCGATTAGCGCCTAACGTTTTTTA encodes:
- the LOC136217064 gene encoding uncharacterized protein, encoding MEKTAEHIKPSEGFQSKNKHISSLGKWIQNFSSELNTRETQLKVALKQIDGLLHLKKEELDSVKKEHEEFSKNLATKKIELSTINKSIEEQNEEFKSNEEKLCLVRMKFEECSNDLSLKTKQLESAKKELEAIEKEVEKARTSVANCNEELEVKHKGLAMIKSLYSDSNSELDLKPKQLETPQELANVHSTELDLKQKQPTEDKHVDSIKVLNDENTEVLEAKGKRSDTNNCSKMLKLKPKHLDSVADEELEPEEEQQDAIKQRIKQLTKKLRSKEEDFSSLKATMRRYCRDLELKVREFNAIRKSIRERNEELAMKEKLLKSIQISCNQLISKEGEFDSMQRKICELRKELEEKEKHFDSMKRTWEERSRKLEIKVKHFEACIINLDQKEQQTLAVYQNRQALEPHDFHHQPNNPWTANPEKTCPWILTDDTGNDSLLPNEVLAALNSSPDPAMFILGLNTNLKTKILLMEKLIEVSPTISPGVKAEAAKLAVSWKANLCSGSDKLTEIWAFLMFLAAYKLVHHFGREEILKLALAVASHRYAPHVCRLLDFTHNIPEIIERLIERKQHIDAARFSTAFGMLHKFPLQFILQKCFEYMKEKAIDEELSVLKAVLQCITDYNLSYRYDTQSIYRRTIELENEKALWSRGAYSLTPASFNTQQNYQDASLFESDRKRARTGTSYLPYYGTSGSVI